In Anopheles ziemanni chromosome X, idAnoZiCoDA_A2_x.2, whole genome shotgun sequence, the genomic window TGGAAATAATCTAAAGCCTGAGAAAAAAGATAATCAACTTTCATCGATTCGTACCATCTAACTTGAACCGGGCTGAAAAGTTTCTTCACATTGCTTTCCACAAAACGGGACGCAACTTTCATGAgcaatatattattttttttttttaattcaactcAACCACCCTATGAGATAATCAAAATTATTCAGAAACGCAATACAAAAGCAGTAAACAATTGATTTTCACTAGAGTTACAAATTACGTTACAAACATTTGATTACTTTTCCATGCGAGAAATGGATAAACAAAGCATAAAACAGTATTTTATCGTTGTTGCTTGCCTCACGTAGACCATATTAACTAAAATCTGGCTTCTGAAATCctcaaatatacaaaaaagttCCTTTTTCATAATAAGCACAATTAATTGTGGGGCCTGAAAAACACTTTATCTAAGTACCTGCATCATTTTTCCGTttgtgtaaaacaaaatagttAGTAGTAAACATTAGGATATAGAAAAAGGTATAGCccaatattttaatgaaaagGGTAAACAGTTACCAGTAGTTGTTCATTTAAAAGCCAAGTTGCTTAGAATCCAATTGATAGAGTAATGGAAATGCTAAGAAAAATAACTCACTTTAGAAATTTAATCTTAATTTAACAATCATCACGACGATTCCAATCATTTAGTTAATCTCAAAAGTACATCGAATCTCAAAAGTGAGTAATAGAGTTACTAGTCACCAAGGAGATTATAATCCACCACAAGGAACTGATTCCCAAAAAGGAGTCAAAGTCCCAATCACGGATTGAACTATCAAACaggaaaacagttttaatGAAAACTTAATGTAGTTATTGGATTTTCAACaacgaacaacaaaataatagctgTTACGAACAACaacgaacaacaaaataaGCTTGTCCCGAATATCGATGATACACTAGAGTCCTGCGCCATTCACGAACACATAAGCGATTACGCCTCGTTTTACatcaattttaatcttttttctttgcaaaatCATCATTAACACATTGTCCCCGTTAGTTTATCAACTCATTAACGCGGATgaaagggattcgaatccatgATTGAGTTTCGAGTCCCGGATTGAGATTGTTATTCTACTCCTTGTACGGATTCAAATACAGGtataactcttttactcactcttgggattcgaCTCTCTGTATaggatttaaataaaaaaaaagctacaaaAACATTCCGTGAGGTTTGCAACCGATCGATTCAAGAGTGAGATTTGACTCACTTACTCATGCTTACTAAGTACGCACATGACTAGATGGGAGTCGATGGCTACTTCCTGACAGTATTTTTATTCTGGGAAGATTTTGGAGACTTTGtgtatttatttccatttcgtcTGTTGTTGTAGGTTCCATCGGTGGGCAGTGCGACGGCGGCGACGACGATCGAGCGACCAACCGCTCCGACTCAGCTCCCGCAAGTCCGGATCCTCGGATCGATCGTGCGCATCGTGCCACTGACCGACGACGGCGAGCGGCTACCGGCGGGCGGGGCAGGCGTAGCGAGCGGCACCAACACCTCCGACGGCTCGCCCAAGTACCGGTTTCTGCGGCAGCAGGGTCTGCGTCCCTCGCGCCACCTCCCGGACGCACTGATCATCGGCGTGAAGAAGAGCGGGACGCGCGCCCTGCTCGAGTTCATCCGGCTGCATCCGGACGTGCGGGCGGCCGGCTGCGAGGTGCACTTCTTCGACCGCCACTACGGCAAGGGACTCGCCTGGTACCGCCACCATATGCCGCCGACGATCGAGGGCCAGCTGACGATGGAGAAGACGCCGAGCTACTTCATCACGCGCGACGCCCCGCGCCGCGTCCACCACATGAACCCGGCCACccggctgctggtggtggtgcgggacCCGGTCACGCGCGCCATCTCCGACTACACGCAGGCGCGCAGCAAGAAGCGCGACATGAAGCGCTTCGAGGAGCTGGCGTTCACGAACGGGTCGGCGGGCGGCGTCGTCGACACGAGCTGGGGCCCGGTGCGCATCGGCGTGTACGCCAAGTACCTGGAGCGCTGGCTCGAGGCGTTCCCGCTCCGGCAGCTGCTGTTCGTGAGCGGCGAGCGGCTGATCGCCGACCCGGCCGTCGAGATCGGGCGCGTGCAGGACTTCCTCGGCCTGAAGCGCGTCGTCACCGAGAAGCACTTCTACTTCAACTCGACCAAGGGCTTCCCCTGTCTGCTCAAGTCGGAGGAGCGCTCCAGCCCGCACTGTCTCGGCAAGACCAAGGGTCGCAACCA contains:
- the LOC131291158 gene encoding heparan sulfate glucosamine 3-O-sulfotransferase 6, with the translated sequence MLGINWKQPNRTMAITAALALSVLYILYTFNACLLSSINRTLKQVPSVGSATAATTIERPTAPTQLPQVRILGSIVRIVPLTDDGERLPAGGAGVASGTNTSDGSPKYRFLRQQGLRPSRHLPDALIIGVKKSGTRALLEFIRLHPDVRAAGCEVHFFDRHYGKGLAWYRHHMPPTIEGQLTMEKTPSYFITRDAPRRVHHMNPATRLLVVVRDPVTRAISDYTQARSKKRDMKRFEELAFTNGSAGGVVDTSWGPVRIGVYAKYLERWLEAFPLRQLLFVSGERLIADPAVEIGRVQDFLGLKRVVTEKHFYFNSTKGFPCLLKSEERSSPHCLGKTKGRNHPRIDAAAIDRLREFYRPFNQKFYQLTGINFGWP